In Botrytis cinerea B05.10 chromosome 6, complete sequence, the following proteins share a genomic window:
- the Bcadp1 gene encoding Bcadp1 encodes MKRLQLGTVVLATLSLSWNAHAFTNYSSIDSMKAQLSLMDDRPDDCPPCFNCLLPAFTCGQYSDCNQYNGKCSCPPGFGGDDCLQPVCGSLADGQDRPMRTEDSCACEDGWTGINCNVCTNNKACNALMPEKEGGVCYQNGEVVKENYQMCDVTNRKILDILDGKKPQVTFTCNAEVETCDFQFWVDERESFYCSLDTCTSGSQNDYDRNSTSAKCENIACKCVPDRMLCGENGSVDISDFLDQEIRGPATFNCEQKDGSNECTFKEPQMDLLIQQMFGDSSIFINCQAGECLYETEVPGYERPIKRINTPLIAGVIAIASLFVVGVILLVWYLSRRQFKYGPIHLDDSDDESIKLMTDHKPASLYFENVSYNINGKQILTGVQGVAHPGEIMAIMGASGAGKTTFLDILARKNKRGVVQGNFYVNGEKVTDNEYRSVIGFVDQEDAMLPTLTVHETIMTSALLRLPRDMGRSAKEQRVFEVERQLGISHIKDSLIGSEDGKGRGISGGEKRRVGIACELVTSPSILFLDEPTSGLDAYNAFNVIECLVNLAKNYKRTVIFTIHQPRSNIVALFDRLLLLAKGRTVYSGEFNLCQEYFDHIGYACPPGFNIADYLVDLTMHVGAPRTPIDDTASDFRHGVTPSVGASSTRAVKSIASISGGSIEEPVVGSPSESLLRPKGKRRDSVRARQERELFTRKKSGVETPTSQPDEAPVDPEANQHWLRMSRQHSSIAEDPDNLPPDAPGSSSDLDVLVSSYAQSPIARDLQDDLKNAVSAAQNANGSTNGHVQENSATTTTTMGRGYARVGYLRQFVILSQRTWRNLYRNPMLMLTHYAIAILLAVLSGFLFYGLTDDIPGFQNRLGLFFFILALFGFSTLSSLNVFATERMVFVRERANGYYSPVTYFFAKVLFDIVPLRIIPPLIMGSILYPMTGLVAEAPNFFKFLLILVLFNLAAAAICLFLGIVFKDNGVASLIGSLVMLFSLLFAGLLLNHDAIPKSALWLQSLSIFHYGFESLIVNEVTYLTLVDQKYKLDITVPGAVILSSFGFNTQAFWPDAINLAIFAGAFIFLAYVAMHFLLVERR; translated from the exons ATGAAACGACTGCAACTGGGGACCGTCGTCCTCGCCACTCTGTCTCTATCATGGAATGCGCACGCTTTCACGAACTATTCGTCGATAGACTCGATGAAAGCCCAGTTATCTCTTATGGATGACCGACCTGACGATTGTCCTCCTTG TTTCAATTGTTTATTACCCGCGTTTACTTGCGGGCAATATTCTGACTGCAATCAATACAATGGCAAATGCTCCTGTCCACCAGGATTCGGTGGCGATGACTGTCTTCAGCCAG TTTGTGGTTCTTTGGCAGATGGGCAGGATCGGCCGATGCGAACAGAAGATTCATGCGCTTGCGAAGATGGCTGGACTGGAATCAACTGCAATGTCTGTACGAACAACAAGGCATGCAATGCTCTGATgccagaaaaagaaggaggcGTGTGTTATCAAAATGGCGAGGTTGTAAAGGAGAACTACCAGATGTGCGACGTCACAAACAGAAAGATTCTGGATATCTTGGATGGCAAGAAGCCCCAGGTTACTTTTACCTGCAACGCCGAAGTAGAGACCTGCGACTTTCAATTCTGGGTCGACGAAAGAGAGTCGTTTTACTGTTCCTTGGATACTTGTACATCGGGCTCCCAAAACGACTATGACCGGAACTCGACCAGCGCAAAATGTGAAAACATTGCTTGCAAGTGTGTTCCGGACCGAATGCTCTGCGGTGAAAATGGATCGGTTGACATTTCTGACTTCCTCGATCAAGAAATTAGAGGTCCTGCGACATTTAATTGTGAGCAGAAGGATGGTAGCAACGAATGTACCTTCAAGGAACCTCAGATGGATTTGCTTATTCAACAAATGTTTGGGGACAGCAgcatttttatcaattgcCAGGCCGGAGAGTGTCTTTACGAAACCGAGGTTCCAGGATACGAACGCCCTATAAAGAGAATCAACACGCCCTTGATCGCAGGTGTCATCGCCATTGCATCCCTATTTGTTGTTGGAGTTATTCTTCTAGTTTGGTACTTGTCTCGAAGGCAATTCAAATACGGCCCTATTCATCTAGACGATTCCGATGACGAGAGCATCAAGCTAATGACCGATCACAAGCCTGCCTCCCTATACTTCGAGAATGTTTCGTACAATATAAATGGAAAGCAGATCTTGACTGGTGTTCAAGGAGTAGCTCACCCTGGCGAGATCATGGCCATCATGGGTGCATCTGGAGCTGGTAAAACCACCTTTCTTGACATTCTTGCTCGTAAAAACAAGCGAGGTGTTGTCCAAGGAAATTTCTACGTCAATGGCGAAAAGGTCACAGATAACGAATACAGAAGTGTTATTGGTTTTGTTGATCAAGAAGATGCTATGTTACCTACTCTCACTGTCCACGAAACGATCATGACTAGCGCTCTTTTGAGATTGCCAAGAGATATGGGAAGATCAGCTAAGGAACAGAGGGTTTTTGAGGTTGAGCGACAGCTTGGTATCTCTCACATCAAGGATTCTTTGATTGGTTCTGAGGATGGTAAAGGCCGTGGTATTTCCGGTGGCGAGAAACGTCGAGTTGGAATCGCTTGTGAATTGGTTACCAGTCCAAGTATATTGTTCCTCGATGAGCCAACTAGTGGTCTTGATGCATACAATGCATTCAACGTCATCGAATGTCTCGTCAATCTGgctaaaaactataaaagaACGGTCATATTTACCATTCATCAACCAAGATCTAACATTGTGGCTCTGTTCGATAGATTGCTACTTCTCGCAAAAGGAAGAACGGTATATTCTGGCGAGTTTAATCTTTGCCAAGAATACTTCGATCACATTGGATACGCCTGCCCACCTGGATTCAACATTGCTGACTACTTGGTTGATTTGACAATGCATGTTGGCGCACCTCGCACCCCAATTGATGATACTGCATCCGATTTCAGACACGGCGTTACACCAAGCGTGGGAGCAAGCAGTACTAGGGCGGTGAAGTCGATTGCAAGCATCTCTGGCGGTAGTATAGAGGAGCCTGTTGTTGGTAGCCCAAGCGAGTCTCTGTTAAGACCCAAAGGCAAACGTCGTGACTCTGTAAGGGCAAGGCAAGAACGGGAGCTTTTCACTCGTAAGAAGAGTGGAGTCGAGACCCCTACTTCCCAACCTGATGAGGCACCTGTAGACCCAGAGGCCAATCAGCACTGGCTCAGGATGTCGAGACAACACTCATCAATTGCGGAAGATCCAGATAATTTACCACCCGATGCACCTGGATCTAGTTCGGACTTGGATGTTCTAGTATCTTCTTATGCACAATCGCCAATCGCCAGAGATCTCCAAGATGACCTCAAGAACGCCGTTTCCGCCGCTCAAAATGCCAATGGCAGCACAAATGGACATGTACAAGAGAACAGTGCAACAACCACAACTACGATGGGCAGAGGATATGCAAGAGTTGGATACCTTCGACAATTTGTTATTCTCTCACAACGTACCTGGCGCAATCTTTACAGAAATccgatgttgatgttgacaCACTACGCAATCGCAATCTTGTTGGCTGTACTGTCTGGATTCTTGTTTTATGGCCTGACGGACGATATTCCTGGATTCCAAAATCGCCTGGGactattcttcttcattctagCACTTTTCGGTTTCAGTACCCTCTCTAGTCTGAACGTCTTTGCTACCGAGCGCATGGTTTTCGTCAGAGAAAGAGCAAATGGCTACTACTCTCCCGTCACTTATTTTTTCGCCAAAGTTCTCTTCGACATCGTACCACTCCGAATTATTCCTCCTCTCATTATGGGCTCTATCTTATACCCTATGACTGGACTTGTAGCTGAAGCTCctaatttcttcaaattcctcctcatcctcgtccTCTTCAATCTCGCAGCGGCCGCAATCTGTCTTTTCCTCGGGATTGTCTTCAAAGATAACGGCGTCGCAAGTCTCATCGGAAGTCTTGTCATGTTATTTAGTCTTCTCTTTGCTGGTCTTCTCCTCAACCACGATGCCATCCCCAAATCTGCCCTTTGGCTCCAGTCCTTGTCAATTTTCCACTACGGCTTCGAATCTCTAATCGTTAACGAAGTCACATACTTGACACTTGTGGATCAGAAATACAAACTCGACATTACCGTGCCCGGAGCGGTGATCTTGAGTAGTTTCGGATTTAACACGCAGGCATTCTGGCCAGATGCAATCAATCTCGCTATTTTCGCCGGTGCGTTTATCTTCTTAGCATATGTGGCGATGCATTTCTTGTTGGTAGAGAGACGGTAA